In Chitinophaga oryzae, the sequence CCACGTTTGTGAGGAATGCGTTAAACAAAACGGTACCTGGGTGCACCTGCGTACCTGTCAAACCTGTGGCGCTACCCTCTGCTGTGACGATTCCCCCGCCAAACATATGACGCAGCACTATCATCTGACAGAACATCCGGTCATCTCTTCGGCTGAACCGGGAGAACAATGGCTCTGGTGCTACAAAGACGGAGTTTTTGCAGAATACTGATTTTTTTTAATTAGCTGATGGACCGTACGATTTGGCCTTTGGATATCCGGGTATATTGATATTTCGTTGTGCTTGGACATCGCTGTATTATGCCTGTCTATCACAGGAACGGGCATACGAATGTTTCTTTGAAGATGCCTAATTTAGAAAATAACTGTTATCTCCGCTATGAAATATATCATCTGTTACCTGTTTATATGCCTGCTGTTTGCCTGTAAGACTGCCGGTAATCAGGATTGGAAGTCGGCCGATTTTGGCCCGTTTAAGCTGAAAGCGCCACCAGAATGGAAGAAAATGAAATTGCAGGGATTCGATAGTTATGTGGGGGGCCTCACGAACGGGATAGATACGCTTACATTTGACTATGGTTGGTATAGCCCAGAGGTGGATCTGGACTCGGCAGGCATATATCGGGAAGACACGATTAACGGGTTAGTTGCTTTGATTGGAATAACGGAAGGTATGACTACCAGAAGCGCTGAGTTGGAAATATTTTTGAAGGATGAGAAAAATAGATTCTTCATTAGTGGAAAGGATTTGCAGGATTTACCAACGGTACTGAAAATATTCAAATCAATTTACTTCCCCTATAGTGACACTACCATAAATCCGCCGCTTGTCATGGAAAAGTTTCATCGCAGCAGTAGCGTGATGCAAGGGCGCAGCCTGTATAAGTTCAATTGTGCGAGCTGTCATCATCCTCATAAACAGATGACAGGGCCTTCCTTTGCAGAAGTATTTAAGTACCGGGATAAGGAATGGATTTACCGGTTCCTTACTAACAGGGATTCCATAAAGTCAGACAGCCTGACCATCGCTTTCCAAAAGCGGGCAGGGAGTGTAACATGTATAAGATTTCCCGAACTCACTAAAATAGAACTAACCAGGATACTTGGCTATATAAGGTAAAAGAGAAAACCGGACATGTTTTTGTCCGGTTTTCTCTTTTAAATTATACTTATATTCGCTGACTGTTTTAGTTTTTGTTAAACCCGCCTGCGGGCGCCCAAACCATGTCTTTATATGCTTGTTACCAATAAGCACTTCATCCCGGTAATCGGGCTGGATATTCATTTCGTCATCCTTTTCGGATTTCCGATACCCCTGCCGCACCCATATATTGGTCTGGTGATAGATCCTATGGATTATGTGCCGTTCATCGGCGCCACTACCCGGATCAACCACGTACCCAGGGGAAAAAGCGATACGAGCGGCAAACTGATATTCCTGTTTCATATCCCCATGGGCGGTCCTTTTCTGCTGGCTCCCATGATCGGCCACGATTCGGTGAATTTCTTCGGCAGTAAAAAAGTAAAAGTGGAAGGTAACCTGATGAGCCCTTCCGGACACATGCTGATGACCTGCAACGACATCGGCATTCCGCTGTCGCTGACGCCCGGAAAGAAGTTTATCCCCATTCCCAGCCTGTATCTGCCTACCTCTTATTCCATCCCGTTGTCTTTTGGCAAACCGGTGAATGTGGGAGGACCGTTCGTGCCGGATTGGGCCGGAGTATTGCTCAACCTCGTCATGTCCTTCGGCTTCGGCGCCGCCATGAAAGGACTGGGCAAACTGGGCAAAAAAGGACTTACTAAGTTCAACCATTCACTGAAAAACAAAATTGGCAGCAATAAACTGAGTAAAGCACTGTGTAAAAAAGGATTTGAGCCGGTGGACCTGGTGCAGGGCATCGTTATCTATGACGGCATTGACTTCGAGCTGCCGGGTATCATCCCGCTGAACTGGGAACGCTCATGGAACAGCGACAGCGCCTTCGAAGGATTGTTGGGCTACGGCCAGCACTGCCGCTACGATATGCAGGTACGGGAATTTCCCGGTGAAGACGCCGCTGTGGTGCTGCTGGAAGATGGCCGCAGCGCCGTTTTCAGCGCATTGCCCTACCCGGGGGACAACGAATACAACCGGCATGAAAAACTGCTGCTGACACGGGCCAACACGGAAGAATATACGTTGTTCAGCTACGAAAGCCGCCTTACCTGCACTTTTCGCAAAATACATCCACGGCTGCCGGAGTACCGGCTGATCAGCATCTCCAATGAAGCCGGATTTACGATCAGCGTACATCACGATGGTAATGGCAGGCTGCAGCGTATCGTTGATACTGCCGGCCGTCAGCTGCTGGTCGCCACAGACCGTGCCGGCAGGATCACTGATATTACCGCAAAGCACCGGCAGTCACAGCGGTTGCTGGTAAAATATGCCTATAACGAAGCCGGCGATCTGTCTGCGATCACCGACGCACTGGGCCAAACCACCACGATGGAATACCACGACCACCTGATGGTGAAAAAAACGGACCGCAACGGCATGTCCTTTTACTGGGAATACGACCAGCAGAAACGCTGTATCCACACCCGGGGCGATGGTGGCGTCCTCGAAGGCCGTATTGCCTACTTCCCCCGGGAAGGCTATAATAAAATCACCAATGCACAGGGACATACCACCACCATGCATTATACGCCCGATTTTGTGGTCAACCGCATTACGGCGCCCATGGGCAATGCTACCCTGTTTGAATACACGGAACATATGGAACTGTACCGGGTGATTGACAGCGAGGCAAACGTTACCGGATATACGTATGATGAACTGGGCAACCGTACCGCGGTAGAACTGCCGGACGGCTCCTCCATCAGGGCACGTTATGACGAAGCCGGACGGATGCTCCAGTCGGTTAACCCCTCGGGAGACAGCCGTACCTTTATCTATCACAACGATACCGGCTTGCTGCATACGCTGACAGAGCCGGATGGCCGGATCCGCATTTTGCGTTACAACAAAAACGGGCTGGTATGCAAAGTAGAAGACGAAGCGGAGAACGAAACACTGATCTCCTACGATGAAGACCATAACGTGATTGCCATGTCGCTTCCCGGTGGCGGAAAAACCACATGGGAGTACGACCCATGGGGACAGTGTATCAGGAAAAGCAATGCAGTGGGTGAGGAACAACATTTCCTCCGGGACATACTGGGCCGCGTTACGGAAATCAGGCAGCCGGATAATGTGATCAGGCTGCAATACAACGCTTATAAAAATATCATCGCAGCAGAAGATAAACAACACCAGGTACGGTACGCCTATACGCCTATCGGTAATATCCGCATGCGGGAAGAACAGGGCAGCAAAGTCCATTTCCTGTACAACAATGACCAGGAACTCACCGGTGTGGTAAATGGAAACGGCGACACACTGCGCATACGCCGTAACGCCAATGGGGAGGTCATCAGTGAAACAGGCTTCGACGGCGTTACCCGGCACTATGAGCGGGACTCCGCCGGTAAACTGCTGAAAGTACACCGGCCCGGCAACAAATGGACAAAGTATGAGTATAATGTCAATAACATGGTGTCCCGCGTAGAATACAGCGACGGCACCTGGGAAGCTTTCAGCTATGACCGTAACGGCCGCCTGCAGGAAGTCTCTACCGCTGACAACATGCTCAGGTTTGTGCGGAATACTGCCGGTGCGGTCCTCAGCGAAATACAACAGGAGCACACCGTCTCCAGCCTGTACAACGCCGACGGTAAAAGAGTCGCTATTCAAAGCAGCCTGGGTGCGGATATCCGGCTTCAATGGAATGCCATGGACGACCTCACCGGCATCCGCGCCGGCGACTGGGAAACCGAAATACAATACAACCTGTTAGGGATAGAAACCTTGCGGCAACTGCCCGGCGCGGTCCGCAGCGAATGGACCTACCATCCCGGCGCAGCCCTGGCCCAGACACCGGATGCACATACGGTAAGCGCCGGCACAGCTATCCTCCGCAGCCGCAGGTACCACTGGGAAGCCAACGCACGGCTTAAACAAATTCTCAAAGGCCAGGGTGAAGGCACTGTGAAATTTGGCCATGATGAAACAGGCAGCCTGGCCTGGGCGCAGTATGATGACGGGCACTACGAATACCGTTCCCCGGATAAAGCCGGTAATATTTTTAAGACACCGCTCCGGAAGGACCGTAAATACGAAACCGGCGGCCGCCTGCTGGAAACGGATAAGGCCCGCCTGGTATACGATGAGGAAGGAAATCTCATCCGGAAGATCGTTGAAGGCGCTATCTGGGAGTATGCATGGTATGGCAACGGTTTGCTGAAACAAGTCACACGGCCTGACGGCAAAACAGTCACCTTCCAGTACGATGGCCTCGGCAGGAGAACAAAGAAAATCTTCAACCACCAGGTGACCCGCTTCGTATGGGATGGCCATAAACTGCTGCACGAATGGTCGTACCCCGAAAAAGAACAGCCCCGGGTGGTGATCGATGAATATGGAGAACTGAAGGCCAGTCACCCTGAACCTACGCCCGCTGATCAGCTGCACACCTGGGTGTGGGAGGAAAATACCTTCCGCCTGGCAGCAAAAATAACTGCCGGTACGGCCTGGTCTGTGATAACGGACCATCTGGGTACGCCTTGTGAGGCTTATGACAGCGCCGGCCAAAAAGTATGGAGCGCCGAGCTGGACATAGACGGTAATATCAGGAAGCACAAAGGCAGCAG encodes:
- a CDS encoding DUF6531 domain-containing protein, which gives rise to MLVTNKHFIPVIGLDIHFVILFGFPIPLPHPYIGLVIDPMDYVPFIGATTRINHVPRGKSDTSGKLIFLFHIPMGGPFLLAPMIGHDSVNFFGSKKVKVEGNLMSPSGHMLMTCNDIGIPLSLTPGKKFIPIPSLYLPTSYSIPLSFGKPVNVGGPFVPDWAGVLLNLVMSFGFGAAMKGLGKLGKKGLTKFNHSLKNKIGSNKLSKALCKKGFEPVDLVQGIVIYDGIDFELPGIIPLNWERSWNSDSAFEGLLGYGQHCRYDMQVREFPGEDAAVVLLEDGRSAVFSALPYPGDNEYNRHEKLLLTRANTEEYTLFSYESRLTCTFRKIHPRLPEYRLISISNEAGFTISVHHDGNGRLQRIVDTAGRQLLVATDRAGRITDITAKHRQSQRLLVKYAYNEAGDLSAITDALGQTTTMEYHDHLMVKKTDRNGMSFYWEYDQQKRCIHTRGDGGVLEGRIAYFPREGYNKITNAQGHTTTMHYTPDFVVNRITAPMGNATLFEYTEHMELYRVIDSEANVTGYTYDELGNRTAVELPDGSSIRARYDEAGRMLQSVNPSGDSRTFIYHNDTGLLHTLTEPDGRIRILRYNKNGLVCKVEDEAENETLISYDEDHNVIAMSLPGGGKTTWEYDPWGQCIRKSNAVGEEQHFLRDILGRVTEIRQPDNVIRLQYNAYKNIIAAEDKQHQVRYAYTPIGNIRMREEQGSKVHFLYNNDQELTGVVNGNGDTLRIRRNANGEVISETGFDGVTRHYERDSAGKLLKVHRPGNKWTKYEYNVNNMVSRVEYSDGTWEAFSYDRNGRLQEVSTADNMLRFVRNTAGAVLSEIQQEHTVSSLYNADGKRVAIQSSLGADIRLQWNAMDDLTGIRAGDWETEIQYNLLGIETLRQLPGAVRSEWTYHPGAALAQTPDAHTVSAGTAILRSRRYHWEANARLKQILKGQGEGTVKFGHDETGSLAWAQYDDGHYEYRSPDKAGNIFKTPLRKDRKYETGGRLLETDKARLVYDEEGNLIRKIVEGAIWEYAWYGNGLLKQVTRPDGKTVTFQYDGLGRRTKKIFNHQVTRFVWDGHKLLHEWSYPEKEQPRVVIDEYGELKASHPEPTPADQLHTWVWEENTFRLAAKITAGTAWSVITDHLGTPCEAYDSAGQKVWSAELDIDGNIRKHKGSRDFIPFRFPGQYEDVETGLYYNRFRYYAAQEGVYISPDPIGFAGGWNSYAYVKDTNCYIDVWGWEDIWFRALHPNDMTTLDAGNGIIPKDPGASETPMSHVLNGSTDGYGDQYISLTKERAFAERWARKGGTEVAEIDLDKLNNTKLDLSTTEGRLEHLGDVSRAAPGSDLHKANKYAKGAKELLVDGTIPNDAVVRRYTPPCV
- a CDS encoding UBP-type zinc finger domain-containing protein, with the translated sequence MTLCSHLKAITEIKTAKDHVCEECVKQNGTWVHLRTCQTCGATLCCDDSPAKHMTQHYHLTEHPVISSAEPGEQWLWCYKDGVFAEY
- a CDS encoding c-type cytochrome yields the protein MKYIICYLFICLLFACKTAGNQDWKSADFGPFKLKAPPEWKKMKLQGFDSYVGGLTNGIDTLTFDYGWYSPEVDLDSAGIYREDTINGLVALIGITEGMTTRSAELEIFLKDEKNRFFISGKDLQDLPTVLKIFKSIYFPYSDTTINPPLVMEKFHRSSSVMQGRSLYKFNCASCHHPHKQMTGPSFAEVFKYRDKEWIYRFLTNRDSIKSDSLTIAFQKRAGSVTCIRFPELTKIELTRILGYIR